The Pseudomonas alkylphenolica genomic sequence TCTCGGCGAACCGGGCGGGCTGACCCGCGTCTACTACCTGGCGACCGCACCGAATCTGTTCGTGCCCATCGCCAACCACCTGAAAGTTGCCGGCCTGGCCGAAAGCGAAGCACGCATTGTCCTGGAAAAACCCATCGGTCATTCACTGGAATCGGCTACTGCGATCAACCAGGCCATCGGCGCAGTGTTCGACGAGTCGCAGGTGTTTCGCATCGACCACTACCTGGGTAAGGAAACCGTGCAGAATCTCATGGCCTTGCGCTTTGCCAATGCCCTGCTGGAACCGGTGTGGCGCAACAACCAGATCGATCATGTACAGATCAGCGTCTGTGAAAGCCTCGGCGTAGAGAACCGCGGCGCTTACTACGACCGCGCCGGGGCGACCCGCGACATGCTGCAGAACCACCTGCTGCAACTGCTCTGTCTGGTGGCGATGGAGCCGCCCGCGCAATTCGAGGCGGAAGCGGTGCGCGACGAGAAGGTGAAAATCCTCAAGGCCCTCAAACCCATCGACGGCCAGGACGTGCAGGACAAAACCGTGCGCGGTCAGTACAGCGCCGGCAAGATCGGCGGCCAGGAAGTCCCTGCCTACTATTTCGAGAAAGATGTCGACAACGACAGCGATACCGAGACCTTCGTCGCCGTTGAAGCGCATATCGACAATTGGCGCTGGGCGGGTGTGCCCTTCTATCTGCGCACCGGCAAGCGCCTGGCCAAACGCTCGTCGCAGATCGTCATCCAGTTCAAGCCCGTACCCCATCGCCTGTTCGAGGGCGATCAGGCCAACCAGCTGCTGATCCAGCTGCAGCCAGACGAGCGCATCAGCCTGCAGATGATGACCAAGACGCCCGGCAAGGGGATGCGCCTGGAGCCCGTCGAGCTGAACCTGAACCTTGCTCAGGTATTCGGCCAGACCCGGCGCTGGGACGCCTATGAGCGCCTGCTGCTGGATGTACTCGAAGGCGACTCGACGCTGTTCATGCGCCGTGACGAGGTCGAAGCGGCCTGGGCCTGGATCGATCCGATCCTTAACGGCTGGCAGGAACACTTCCAGGCGCCCAGGCCCTACCCGGCCGGTTCCAACGGCCCGGAGCAAGCCCATAGCCTGCTGGCGCGCCAAGGTAGCGCCTGGCACGACTGAAAACCTTCCTGCTCCATTGAGCACCTCGATAACCAGAAGATGGGCTTGCAACATGTGTTGCAACCCATCATCGAGGAATCAAGGCATGACCATCGCAACCAAGGACTGGACCATTCAAAACGACCTGATGCCAGGCATCGGCGGGGGAAGTTTCCGCGTGCGCGGCACCGTCACGGTCGCCCACCCTGGCATCACCCCCGTATTGGTAAAGCCCGATCTTCAGGACCGATCCTTAGCGTTGAACCTGAAGCTGGAGCTGGTACAGGAAGAAGGCATCTTTACCCAGGTACAGACCGACAAAGAAGTCTGCTTCGAGATGTCTGGCGATCACAGCTACATCCCTTGCGTGAGGGTGCTACATGAGGGTGAGATTCTGGCCATCGTCGACGAGATCATCACCACCAACTGACGTGTCCAGCAGCAGGCCTGTGTTCAAGCACGGCCTGCTAGCTGATAAGGCGAGTCATGCTACGCTCCAGCAGCGCACCGAATGCACTGGCATCCACCGGCTTGCTGATCAGGTAACCCTGCACTTCGTCACACCCCTGCTCGCGCAGCAACGCCAACTGCTCCGGGGTTTCCACGCCCTCGGCAACCACTTTCAGATCCAGGCTCTTGGCCATGGCAATGATCGCCCGGGTGATCGCGGCGTCTTCGCTGCCTTCGTGTAGGCCACGAATAAAAGCCTGGTCGATCTTGACGTAGTCCACCGGGAAACGCTTGAGGTAGCTGAGCGATGAATAGCCCGTGCCGAAATCGTCGATCGCCAGCTTGACCCCGAGTTCATGCAGCTGCTGAAAGGTGGTGATGATGTGCTCGACGCTGTCGAGTAACTGGCTCTCGGTCAGCTCCAGCTCCAGCAGGTGCGGGGCCAGGCCGCTCTCCTCCAGGACCTGGCGCACCAGGCTGACCAGCTTGCCCTGACGCAATTGATACACCGACAGATTCACCGAAACACGGATCGGCGCCAGCCCCTGGCGCTGCCATTCGCAAGCCTGCCAGCAGGCCTGGCGCAGAACGAACTCACCAATGGGCGCGATCATTCCGGTCTCTTCGGCCAGGCCGATGAATTCACTGGGTGGGACCATGCCCCATTGCGGATGCTGCCAGCGCACCAACGCTTCGGCCGCCAGCAAGCGCCCCTGACGCAGGCACAGCTTGGGCTGGTAGTAGACCAGCAACTGCCGCTCCTCGATGGCCTTGCGCAAGTGGTTCTCCAGTTGCAGACGCTCAAGGGTGCTGGCACGCAGGTTCTCGGTGTAGAACTGAAAGCTGTCGCCGCCCAGATGCTTGGCATGCTGCTTGGCCATGTCGGCCTGGCTGACCAGCGCGCCCAGGTCAAAGGTGGCATCGGACAACAAGCTGATGCCTACCGAAGCACTGATCACCACTTCATGGCCATCCAGACGCTGCGGTACCCGCAGTTTGTCCAGCAGGCGCGTGGTCACCCGTACCAGGCTGGACAGGTTGTTGTAGCCATCGAACAGCACGGCAAACTCATCGCCGGACAAACGCGCCACGGTATCGGCCTCCGGCACGGCGTTGGCGATGCGTTGGGCCATCTTTTTCAACAGTTGGTCAGCCAGCTCATGCCCGAGGCTTTCATTGAGCAACTTGAAGCGGTCCAGGTCGATGTGCAGCAATGCCAGGCTGCGGCCGTTAAGCCTTACCCGCTGCCCGGCATCGTGCAGGCGCAAGCGGAACAGCGCGCGGTTGGCCAACCCGGTCAGCTCGTCGTAATGCGCCAGGTAGCGCAGGCGCTCCTCCGACTCACGGCGGGCCGACAGGTCGGTATAGAAGCCGACAATATTGCTGATAGTGCCACGGGCATCACGGACCCCGTTCAGTTGCAGCCATTGCGGATACAAATCGCCATTCTTGCGTGCTTCAACCAACTCCCCCTGCCAGCGCCCCTGCTGATCCAGAGCCTGTTCAATGGCCAGGCTGTGCCGTCGCGCATCACGGCTGCTGGGCAGCTCCAGGGCGTTGCGTGAGAGCAGTTCTTCACGGGAATAGCCGGTGACTTCGCAGTACGCCTGATTGACCGCCAGCAGCACGAAATCCGGGTCAAGAATGGCAATGCCTTCGCTGGCCGCCTCGAATACCGTGGCTGCCAGACGTTGCTGTTCCTCCTGAGCCTTCTGCGCAGAAACATCGCGGCGCGTGCCAAGCATGCGCACGACCTTGCCATTGGCGCCGTGCTCGACCGCCCGGCCGCGGTCTTCGATCCAGCACCAATGCCCCTGGCTGTGGCGCACCCGGTACTCGACCCGGTAATCCTCGCTGCGCCCTTTGAGGTGCTCGACCAGTGTCCGGCGCAACAGCGGTAAATCGTCTGGATGCAGGCGTGGCTTGAGGTCATTGCGCACGCTGCGTACCTGGGCCGGTTCCAGGCCGAACAATTCGCGTAGCTGGGTATGGTGGACCTCATCGGTCTCCAGGTTCCAGTCCCACAAACCCAACTCACTGGCCTCCAGAGCCAGGGCCAGGCGCTGTTCGCTTTTGCTTAGCGCATGGTTGGCTTGATCAACTCGGGATTCCAGGCCGACCTGAGCCTCACGCAATTGCTCCTCGATCAGGCGCCGCTGCTCAACTTCGCCGGCCAGCGCCTGATTGAGCTGCTCGCTGTGACGCTGGGCGGTCTGCAGGTGTTCAATCAAGGCCTGGTTCTGAAAACGTTTGAGTAGCCCAACTTCGATCAGTCGATTGACCTGCCAGGCCACCACCAGCAAGGCCCCCAACAAAATCAGGCCAAGCCAGCCCCAGCCTCGATGCTGTTCGTCACCACTCCAGAACAAGAAGGCGATCGGCGGCAGCAGACAAGGCAAGGTGAAGCTGAGGAAAGCCGGCAGGCTGACGGCATAGGCAATACTGGCAGACAGCGTCGCCGCCCCCAGCAGGCCAAACACCCAGGCCTGCTGCACAAAGTTATCCACAGGGACCAGGGCAATCGCGGCGCTGGCCAGGGTCAGGCCACTGAACGCCGAGCCCAGCAAAAACATGCGCCACCAGGTCGGCTGAGCCTGGCGATCGGGCATGGCCGAATCAAACGCGGCCACCTGGATAACCCGCAGGGCCACCAGCGCCATTAACCAGACCACCCAGACGCTGACCTGCAGGTAGCGCGCCGGGCTCCAGAGCAACCAGGCACAGACCAAACCGTTGAGCAGCATGAACAGGGTGGGCAGCAACGAGCCTTGATAGAGCAGGCGGGTGCGCTCTACGGCCAGTTGCGTAGCGAATTGCTTACGAATACTCCCGCGCGTCCCCAGAGGTACGCCGACGGAGCCGGAACCAGATGTCATAGGCAGTGTTCTTGTAATGGTTAGCCCTAAACGTGCACGGAGCATACACAAGCAAACGCCTGCGCCAAACTGCTCTGGATCATTATTCTGCTCTGCGGTTTTCCGACGAAAAGCGCTCAAGCGCGCAGGCCTTGGGCTGGAGCCCGATGACCGGCCAGTCGGGAGGACGAAGTTTTTCTACTGTATATTTGCCCAAGGGTTGCCCGCGCCCCTAAAATGGTCGGATGCGCGATGATCTCTCTCTCCTGTTGAACTCCCTCAACGACGCCCAACGCCAGGCCGTAGCGGCCCCCGTTGGTCGTCAGTTGGTCCTGGCCGGTGCCGGCTCCGGCAAGACCCGTGTGCTGGTGCACCGCATCGCCTGGTTGATCCAGGTCGAGCAGGCCTCGCCGCACTCGATCCTGTCGGTGACCTTCACCAACAAGGCCGCTGCCGAGATGCGCCAGCGTATCGAGCAGTTGATGGGTATCAACCCGGCCGGTATGTGGGTAGGCACCTTCCACGGCCTGGCCCATCGCTTGTTGCGGGCACACTGGCAGGAAGCCGGGCTGAACCAGAACTTCCAGATCCTCGACAGCGATGACCAGCAACGCCTGGTCAAGCGCGTGATCCGCGAGCTGGGCCTCGATGAGCAGCGCTGGCCAGCGCGCCAGGCCCAATGGTTCATCAACGGGCAGAAAGACGAAGGCTTGCGCCCGCAACACATCCAGGCCAGTGGCGACCTGTACCTGGGCACCATGCGCAGCATCTATGAAGCCTACGAGTCCGCTTGCCAGCGCGCCGGGGTCATCGACTTCTCCGAGCTGCTGTTGCGCGCCCTGGACCTGTGGCGCGACCACCCGGGCCTGCTCGAACATTACCAGCGGCGCTTCCGCCATGTGCTGGTGGACGAATTCCAGGATACCAACGCCGTGCAGTACGCCTGGTTGCGTCTGCTGTGCAAAGGTGGCGACAGCCTGATGGTGGTTGGCGACGACGACCAGTCGATTTATGGCTGGCGCGGCGCCAAGATCGAGAACATCCACCAGTACAGCGCCGACTTCCCCGACGCCGAGATGATCCGTCTGGAGCAGAACTACCGCTCCACGGCCGGCATCCTCAAGGCCGCCAACGCCCTGATCGCCAACAACAGCGATCGCCTGGGCAAGGAACTGTGGACCGACGGCGGCGATGGCGAGCCCTTGAGCCTGTACGCAGCCTTCAACGAACACGATGAAGCGCGCTACGTGGTCGAAACCATCGAGAGCGTGCTCAAGACCGGCCTGGCCCGTAGCGACATTGCCATCCTGTATCGCTCCAACGCCCAGTCGCGGGTGCTTGAAGAAGCCTTGTTGCGTGAACGCATCCCCTACCGCATCTACGGTGGTCAGCGCTTCTTCGAACGCGCCGAGATCAAGAACGCCATGGCTTACCTGCGCCTGCTAGAAGGTCGCGGTAACGACGCGGCACTGGAGCGGGTGATCAACGTACCGCCGCGGGGCATCGGCGAAAAAACCGTCGAAGCGATTCGCGACCACGCCCGGCACAGCGAGGTGTCGATGTGGGAATCGATGAACCTGCTGATCGCCAACAAGGCGCTCAAGGGCCGCGCGGCCAGTGCCCTGGCCGCGTTCATCGAGCTGATCGAAAACCTTGCCGCCAAGGTCATGGAGATGCCGCTGCACCTGATGACCCAGACAGTCATCGAGCAGTCCGGGCTGATCATCTATCACCAGGAAGAAAAAGGTGAAAAGGGTCAGGCACGGGTAGAAAACCTTGAGGAACTGGTCAGCGCCGCGCGCAACTTCGAAACCAGCGAAGAAGATGCCGAACTCTCGCCCCTGGCCGCGTTCCTCGGTCATGCTTCGCTGGAAGCTGGCGATGCCCAGGCCGACGAACACGAAGACAGCATCCAGCTGATGACCCTGCACAGCGCCAAAGGCCTGGAATTCCCGCATGTGTTTCTGGTCGGCATGGAAGAAGGCCTGTTCCCGCACAAGATGAGCCTGGAAGAGCCTGGCCGTCTGGCGGAAGAACGCCGGCTGGCCTACGTCGGCATCACCCGGGCGATGCAGCAGCTGGTGATGACCTACGCTGAAACCCGACGCCTGTATGGCAGTGAAACCTACAACAAGGTTTCCCGTTTCGTACGCGAGATACCGGCGGGGCTGATTCAGGAAGTACGCTTGTCCAACAGCGTCAGCCGCCCTTTCGGCTCAGGTCAAAAGCAGAACACCAGCAGCCTGTTCGCCAACGCGAACATTCCGCAAACTGCCTTCAATCTTGGCCAGCGCGTGCAACACGCTGTGTTCGGCGAGGGCGTGATCCTCAATTTCGAAGGCTCCGGTGCCCAGGCCCGGGTGCAGGTCAACTTCGCCGAAGGCAGCAAGTGGCTGATGCTCGGCTACGCCAAGCTCGAAGCGCTGTAGGTAGGAATGGTGGGAGCGGGCTTGCCCCGCGATATTGCAATCGCGGGGCAAGCCCGCTCCCACAGAACAGCGGCCCTGACTGCAGGCAAAAGATGGAAACATCTTGGCGCTGGTCATGTGTCCTACAACCTGTGCACCATGACGCGCGTGCAATCCACAAAACGGGAATACCCTTCTATGCAACGTTTTCTTAGCATCGCCCTGGCGTTGTGCATCGGCCTGACGATGAGCCTCGACGCCAACGCCAAACGCATGGGCGGCGGTAAAAGCTCAGGCGCCGCGCCAATGCACCAGACCCGCCAGGCAGCCCCGACCACCCCGGGTGCCTCGCCAACCGCGCCAGGTCGCGCACCTGCAGCCGCCAGCGGCGCATCGAAATGGCTCGGCCCTCTGGCCGGTATCGCCGCCGGTGGCCTGCTGGCCTCGATGTTCATGGGCGATGGCTTCGATGGCATGCAGATCTTCGACATCCTGATCATGGCGCTGATCGCCTTCCTGGTGTTCCGCTTCATCGCCGCCCGTCGCCGCAAGCAGCAGCCACAAATGGCCGCCGCCGGTCACGCGCCATTCCAGCGTGAAGCCCATCAGCCAACGGCTCAGCCGTCGATCTTCGGTGGTTCCGCTGCGCCAGCCGCTGCCGCCCGTCCGGTCATCAACGCACCGGCCTGGTTCAACGAGCAAAGCTTCCTGGCCGCTGCCCGTAACCACTTCCAGACGCTGCAGCAGCACTGGGACGCCAACGAAATGGACAAGATCGCCGAATTCGTTACCCCGCAAATGCTGCAGTTCCTCAAGCAGGAGCGTGCTGAGCTGGGTGATGGCTTCCAGTCCACCTACATCGACAACCTGGATGTGCAGCTTGAAGGTGTCGATGATCGCGCCGACAAGACCATCGCCACCCTGACCTTCAGCGGTGTGTCGAAAACCTCGCGCTTCGACCAGGGTGAAGTGTTCAGCGAAAGCTGGAACATGGAACGCGCCCAGGGCGAAAACCAGCCTTGGCTGGTCGCCGGGATCCGCCAGAACGGCTGATCTTGAGGCATTGCACAAAAAAACCCCGGGCTTGTCCCGGGGTTTTGCTTTTAGCGCAGCGGGCTACTAGGGTATAACGCGCAGCGTGTCGTAAAGGTTAGAGGATAGAACCGTGGAAGAAGTCATCGAACAGCTCCGAGAAGCCAATGAACCGGTACCGGTGCCGCTTGAGTTGCCGGACGAAGACCAGCTGGTCGAAATCGAAGAAGAGTTGTTCATCAATATTCCATTCGTCTTCAAGGAGTTCCTGCTGACGGTCAGCGACGTGGTCTACGGTAGCCTTGAGCCCGTCACTGTCACCGATCCGCAGTCGCACACCTACCTGCCGGAGGTGGCGGCCAACGCCTGGGATGCGGGTGTGCCGCGAGACCTGATTCCGATTTGCCAGGATGGCGACGATTACTACTGCGTCGAAGAAGACGGCACTGTCGTGCTGTGGTCCGGCGAAGAAGAGATTGTCACCGAAGAAAGCTGGGAGTCGGTCTGGCACTGGGCACGGGATGTCTGGCTGGAAAGCTGAATGAGAAATATCCTCATAAATTAATGGCCCTTAGCCATTAATGTTCGTAGAATCGCCATGCCTTCCTGTGCGTGGCGATTTGCTACCGCTCCATCCCCTCGGACATTCGAATCGTCTCGTGCAGGAAGCGTCTTTCCCCGTCACCCTAGGGGTGATTCTCCTGATGATTGTCCAGCGTCTCCAGCAACGCGATCTGCATGCGCGTGTGCACGCGGATGAGCCAGCGCCAGAGCAACGCCGCCACACCCGCCGCCAC encodes the following:
- the zwf gene encoding glucose-6-phosphate dehydrogenase, with translation MTIPCDIMVFGGTGDLALHKLLPALYHLYREGRLHIAVRIIALARRNLPRSEYLKLAERRCRAQIARNDFDEDVWARFCARLDYFAMDAAQSADFGRLARFLGEPGGLTRVYYLATAPNLFVPIANHLKVAGLAESEARIVLEKPIGHSLESATAINQAIGAVFDESQVFRIDHYLGKETVQNLMALRFANALLEPVWRNNQIDHVQISVCESLGVENRGAYYDRAGATRDMLQNHLLQLLCLVAMEPPAQFEAEAVRDEKVKILKALKPIDGQDVQDKTVRGQYSAGKIGGQEVPAYYFEKDVDNDSDTETFVAVEAHIDNWRWAGVPFYLRTGKRLAKRSSQIVIQFKPVPHRLFEGDQANQLLIQLQPDERISLQMMTKTPGKGMRLEPVELNLNLAQVFGQTRRWDAYERLLLDVLEGDSTLFMRRDEVEAAWAWIDPILNGWQEHFQAPRPYPAGSNGPEQAHSLLARQGSAWHD
- a CDS encoding putative bifunctional diguanylate cyclase/phosphodiesterase, with the translated sequence MTSGSGSVGVPLGTRGSIRKQFATQLAVERTRLLYQGSLLPTLFMLLNGLVCAWLLWSPARYLQVSVWVVWLMALVALRVIQVAAFDSAMPDRQAQPTWWRMFLLGSAFSGLTLASAAIALVPVDNFVQQAWVFGLLGAATLSASIAYAVSLPAFLSFTLPCLLPPIAFLFWSGDEQHRGWGWLGLILLGALLVVAWQVNRLIEVGLLKRFQNQALIEHLQTAQRHSEQLNQALAGEVEQRRLIEEQLREAQVGLESRVDQANHALSKSEQRLALALEASELGLWDWNLETDEVHHTQLRELFGLEPAQVRSVRNDLKPRLHPDDLPLLRRTLVEHLKGRSEDYRVEYRVRHSQGHWCWIEDRGRAVEHGANGKVVRMLGTRRDVSAQKAQEEQQRLAATVFEAASEGIAILDPDFVLLAVNQAYCEVTGYSREELLSRNALELPSSRDARRHSLAIEQALDQQGRWQGELVEARKNGDLYPQWLQLNGVRDARGTISNIVGFYTDLSARRESEERLRYLAHYDELTGLANRALFRLRLHDAGQRVRLNGRSLALLHIDLDRFKLLNESLGHELADQLLKKMAQRIANAVPEADTVARLSGDEFAVLFDGYNNLSSLVRVTTRLLDKLRVPQRLDGHEVVISASVGISLLSDATFDLGALVSQADMAKQHAKHLGGDSFQFYTENLRASTLERLQLENHLRKAIEERQLLVYYQPKLCLRQGRLLAAEALVRWQHPQWGMVPPSEFIGLAEETGMIAPIGEFVLRQACWQACEWQRQGLAPIRVSVNLSVYQLRQGKLVSLVRQVLEESGLAPHLLELELTESQLLDSVEHIITTFQQLHELGVKLAIDDFGTGYSSLSYLKRFPVDYVKIDQAFIRGLHEGSEDAAITRAIIAMAKSLDLKVVAEGVETPEQLALLREQGCDEVQGYLISKPVDASAFGALLERSMTRLIS
- the uvrD gene encoding DNA helicase II — its product is MRDDLSLLLNSLNDAQRQAVAAPVGRQLVLAGAGSGKTRVLVHRIAWLIQVEQASPHSILSVTFTNKAAAEMRQRIEQLMGINPAGMWVGTFHGLAHRLLRAHWQEAGLNQNFQILDSDDQQRLVKRVIRELGLDEQRWPARQAQWFINGQKDEGLRPQHIQASGDLYLGTMRSIYEAYESACQRAGVIDFSELLLRALDLWRDHPGLLEHYQRRFRHVLVDEFQDTNAVQYAWLRLLCKGGDSLMVVGDDDQSIYGWRGAKIENIHQYSADFPDAEMIRLEQNYRSTAGILKAANALIANNSDRLGKELWTDGGDGEPLSLYAAFNEHDEARYVVETIESVLKTGLARSDIAILYRSNAQSRVLEEALLRERIPYRIYGGQRFFERAEIKNAMAYLRLLEGRGNDAALERVINVPPRGIGEKTVEAIRDHARHSEVSMWESMNLLIANKALKGRAASALAAFIELIENLAAKVMEMPLHLMTQTVIEQSGLIIYHQEEKGEKGQARVENLEELVSAARNFETSEEDAELSPLAAFLGHASLEAGDAQADEHEDSIQLMTLHSAKGLEFPHVFLVGMEEGLFPHKMSLEEPGRLAEERRLAYVGITRAMQQLVMTYAETRRLYGSETYNKVSRFVREIPAGLIQEVRLSNSVSRPFGSGQKQNTSSLFANANIPQTAFNLGQRVQHAVFGEGVILNFEGSGAQARVQVNFAEGSKWLMLGYAKLEAL
- a CDS encoding Tim44 domain-containing protein, with translation MQRFLSIALALCIGLTMSLDANAKRMGGGKSSGAAPMHQTRQAAPTTPGASPTAPGRAPAAASGASKWLGPLAGIAAGGLLASMFMGDGFDGMQIFDILIMALIAFLVFRFIAARRRKQQPQMAAAGHAPFQREAHQPTAQPSIFGGSAAPAAAARPVINAPAWFNEQSFLAAARNHFQTLQQHWDANEMDKIAEFVTPQMLQFLKQERAELGDGFQSTYIDNLDVQLEGVDDRADKTIATLTFSGVSKTSRFDQGEVFSESWNMERAQGENQPWLVAGIRQNG
- a CDS encoding SMI1/KNR4 family protein; protein product: MEEVIEQLREANEPVPVPLELPDEDQLVEIEEELFINIPFVFKEFLLTVSDVVYGSLEPVTVTDPQSHTYLPEVAANAWDAGVPRDLIPICQDGDDYYCVEEDGTVVLWSGEEEIVTEESWESVWHWARDVWLES